The Tenebrio molitor chromosome 3, icTenMoli1.1, whole genome shotgun sequence genome contains a region encoding:
- the LOC138126037 gene encoding somatostatin receptor type 4-like, translating into MVNSTNITDDDYEYEPIGYDRIFLEVFTLVGLLSVAANFFIVFVVLKYKKLREDATNLIFLHVNILQAAFLLGTPLTTRVMMMLTHVTSVHGAVFCALYQIEISVMFAATWFLFLMVCDWYIKLYHKETYVKFCRFYKFGVAAVYVLALFTTSITVQLCFQHYMFVITYIVMVASVALFVLFLIVMNILHAVKKRRITVARSGTYGLAITNIFFLLWFPSVILIIVTIKVVVNTPLFFICLLPLGFSTPIFNLIYLYNFDDNYNVFLKQVFKCRCNKYSNETLEDQPVSYNDVNGVQISQN; encoded by the coding sequence ATGGTCAACTCGACCAACATCACCGACGATGACTACGAGTACGAGCCGATCGGCTACGACAGGATCTTCCTGGAGGTGTTCACTCTAGTGGGACTGCTGTCGGTCGCTGCCAACTTCTTCATCGTCTTCGTCGTACTCAAGTACAAAAAGCTGCGAGAGGACGCCAccaatttgatttttcttcACGTCAACATCCTCCAGGCGGCGTTCTTGTTGGGCACCCCTTTGACGACACGCGTGATGATGATGCTCACGCATGTCACGTCGGTGCACGGGGCGGTGTTTTGCGCCCTCTACCAGATCGAAATCTCGGTGATGTTCGCCGCAACCTGGTTCTTGTTCCTCATGGTGTGCGACTGGTACATCAAGTTGTACCACAAAGAAACGTACGTCAAGTTCTGCCGATTTTACAAATTCGGCGTCGCCGCCGTTTACGTTTTGGCTTTGTTCACGACGTCGATAACTGTCCAGCTCTGCTTCCAACACTATATGTTCGTGATCACTTACATAGTCATGGTGGCTAGTGTTGCTCTCTTTGTACTGTTTCTAATCGTGATGAACATTTTACACGCCGTCAAGAAGAGAAGAATAACGGTCGCTAGGAGTGGCACTTACGGACTGGCCATCACCAACATATTCTTCCTCTTGTGGTTCCCTTCTGTAATTCTTATCATTGTTACCATAAAAGTGGTCGTCAACACCCCTCTCTTCTTTATCTGTTTATTGCCATTAGGCTTCTCCACccccatttttaatttgatatatTTGTACAACTTCGACGACAACTACAACGTGTTTCTCAAGCAAGTGTTCAAGTGCAGGTGTAACAAATATAGCAACGAAACCCTAGAAGACCAACCAGTGTCTTATAATGACGTGAACGGTGTGCAAATCTCCCAAAACTGA